Genomic DNA from Bombus affinis isolate iyBomAffi1 chromosome 8, iyBomAffi1.2, whole genome shotgun sequence:
atacgttcaATTGTGTAttaattaacattttttaaaattattatttaaatcttaACTTTAGCTTAACATATTGATCCTGGAAAATAATGATCTGTTTTTAAGAATGACTTCATTTATTAATCCTTCACTCCTGTTCTTAGaataatatcttttattttgcacTAGGAGTCTTCTACTCCATTCAttggagagaaaaagaaataagataATACTGGAATGTTGGACATATATACTGACTTATAAAAATGTCACATAACCCGTTTAACATCTTCCAAAACATATTTCCTATCCTTTTTTAAGTTCCTAATAATCTCATATTTTATATCCAACATAAGAAGTGAGACATAATAAGTATATTTTGCAGATAAGATGTCAAGTAGAAAACACACCCAATATGCAGGGTTAGTCGAGACAAGTAACCGATAAATACAGAAATCCGGTTTCTCATGACTCACCCTGTATACaaagcaaatatttttacacatacgttatacgtattcaGATTCACTATTATAGATGTGTACAAAATACATTATCATACATTCATTTATGCATATTATTTATTACTCGTATCTTTTATTCTGTTTTAATAAAGAGTAAAAACACGACAAAATAACAATAAACCTTcggaataattatttttcaattaagtAAATTTTGTTTATCTTGTAGGTTTTGATTGCTCAAATAATTTCCAATCATTTGAATTTAGGGTGTAACATATCCTTGCATACATGCAATATGGGCACAGTGGGCACCTCCATTGGAAAGATCAAAATTAGCGACTCTTGCATTCTCCGGAAGTTTCTTTGGAACTGTATTTGCTATGCCAGTTGCCGGTTTGATGGCTGAATACCTTGGCTGGGCTTCTGTTTTTTACGTTTTTGGAGCAGCTGGTCTTGTTTGGTTTTTTTACTGGTGGATAATCGTGAAGGATAAACCGGAGGACGATACATCTATTTCTGAAGCTGAACTTGAATATATTAAAAGTAGCCTTGGAAATGCGAATAAAGAAGAGGTAAGATTGTGTTAAGAAATAACATGATATAACAGAACAGTTTTTATGCTTTTTTACGCTTCCtcaaaagattaaaaaatttgaataattggataattcacTTTCAGAAGTTATATCATTTTGTACCGCcctattttcaataattttcctATCGTCAATAATTTTTTGTCGAGAACTTTTTTTTAGTTAATTTTCTTTGCTAAATTTTTATGTgtcattattattaatatatatataatgttatgtttctacattttatttatagaatTCTTCTAATTATTTCATCTTATATAGAAAATTACACATCCATGGAAAGCTATGCTCACATCTCCACCAGTTTGGGCAATTGTTGCAGCTCATTTTAGCGAAAATTGGGGTTTTTACACCATGCTTACTCAGTTACCGACATTTATGAATGGTTCGATCAATTGAACGTTTATTTAATGAATATAAATGATATACTCTGTCCTAAGTATAATTTACTTTTAGATGTACTGGATTTCAAATTGGATAAAACTGGATATTTATCTGCACTACCGTATCTAGCTATGACTCTCGTTGTTCAATTTTCTGGACACTTAGCAGATTATCTGAGAACAGAGAAAATCCTATCGACTACGCAGGTCTGTTATTAAAtacttataaataatttttatttcaaacatACTTATTTTTTATCTTGTTTCCAGTCCCCCCTCCCCCTTCCTCCAAAAACATTTCAAAATAAGATATTTAATTAACAcactatttatattttattaattttaatatattgttTTCGAGTACTTTTTCAAGTGTCACGTAATACAAGTatgaaatacaataaaaatcttacaattaaagtatttattttatttcaggtGCGTAAGTTATTTAATTGCGGAGCTTTTGTATTTCAAACGATATTCATGACTTGTACAGGTTTTATCTTAACGCCAACGGGGGTGGTTATTTGTATCACTATAGCAGTTGGCCTTGGTGGTTTTGCTTGGTCCGGTTTTGGGTAATTTTTTTTCGAATTCCGAATATAAaatacgatatagtatattcaTATAATACGATACATATGATATATGTGCCAGGAAAACTgaggatttatttatttacaataccatacaATATAACAAGTTGAATGAATTGTATTATGTATCTTATATAAATTATGATTTTATTTTAAGAATTCATTAATTACATATCTCATTTTATAAATACATTAATTCTATATTTAACtctataaaatgtattattacattatataaatatttttttatagagTAAATCATTTGGATATTGCTCCTAAGCATGCCAGTGTGCTTATGGGAATAGGAAATACTGTTGCTACCTTACCTGGAGTTGTGAGCCCTAT
This window encodes:
- the LOC126919326 gene encoding vesicular glutamate transporter 1 isoform X2; the encoded protein is MERKKSSVESVKDTEYGTVKYEDELIPSWKFWKKRRYVVGVLAFFGFFTSYILRVNLSVAIVAMTAKVHKIDKNGTEYFEQEFDWDSKTQGLVLSSFFYGYISTQLLGGWLGARIGGKRVFGLGIATTAFLTIITPPLARMSVYILVALRIVEGICEGVTYPCIHAIWAQWAPPLERSKLATLAFSGSFFGTVFAMPVAGLMAEYLGWASVFYVFGAAGLVWFFYWWIIVKDKPEDDTSISEAELEYIKSSLGNANKEEKITHPWKAMLTSPPVWAIVAAHFSENWGFYTMLTQLPTFMNDVLDFKLDKTGYLSALPYLAMTLVVQFSGHLADYLRTEKILSTTQVRKLFNCGAFVFQTIFMTCTGFILTPTGVVICITIAVGLGGFAWSGFGVNHLDIAPKHASVLMGIGNTVATLPGVVSPIITGYIVQNKSAAEWRIVFIIAGAVYLIGAVIYGLYASGEKQSWAERSDEQSKRSYDNPAMEIDNL
- the LOC126919326 gene encoding sialin isoform X1; amino-acid sequence: MPREYVNRMDTGFMDTGVLERLILYSDKETMERKKSSVESVKDTEYGTVKYEDELIPSWKFWKKRRYVVGVLAFFGFFTSYILRVNLSVAIVAMTAKVHKIDKNGTEYFEQEFDWDSKTQGLVLSSFFYGYISTQLLGGWLGARIGGKRVFGLGIATTAFLTIITPPLARMSVYILVALRIVEGICEGVTYPCIHAIWAQWAPPLERSKLATLAFSGSFFGTVFAMPVAGLMAEYLGWASVFYVFGAAGLVWFFYWWIIVKDKPEDDTSISEAELEYIKSSLGNANKEEKITHPWKAMLTSPPVWAIVAAHFSENWGFYTMLTQLPTFMNDVLDFKLDKTGYLSALPYLAMTLVVQFSGHLADYLRTEKILSTTQVRKLFNCGAFVFQTIFMTCTGFILTPTGVVICITIAVGLGGFAWSGFGVNHLDIAPKHASVLMGIGNTVATLPGVVSPIITGYIVQNKSAAEWRIVFIIAGAVYLIGAVIYGLYASGEKQSWAERSDEQSKRSYDNPAMEIDNL